The following coding sequences are from one Nonlabens arenilitoris window:
- a CDS encoding GNAT family N-acetyltransferase, producing MIEIKRITAKADIKKFVKFQQELYQGNDYYVPPIVNDEMSNFDPEKNQVFKNADCWLFLAYRGKEIVGRIAAIINYVEVKEQHKSKMRFGWLDMIDDIEVTKALLNEVHRIGKEKELEYVEGPVGFSNMDKAGLLIKGYEELSTMITWYNAPYYKEHLEQLGYEKAAEWVEFKFQPPNPIPEKINKFADIIGRRYKLKTLQFKSTKEILPYVDDMFDLLNKTYSKLVTFVPIQQYQIDLYKEKYLPFINPDFLELVVDDNGKLIGFAITMPSFSKALQKAKGKLFPFGFLHLLKAKKKNNRAAFYLIGIDPEYQGKGVTAMMFRNVTQNFIDYGITLCETNPELEDNLAVQASWKNYDPILHKRRRTYRKDIS from the coding sequence ATGATTGAAATCAAGAGAATTACAGCAAAAGCTGATATCAAAAAATTTGTCAAATTCCAGCAAGAGCTGTACCAAGGCAATGATTATTATGTTCCACCTATCGTCAATGACGAGATGTCCAACTTTGATCCTGAAAAAAATCAAGTTTTCAAAAACGCAGATTGTTGGCTTTTTCTCGCCTATAGAGGTAAAGAAATTGTGGGACGTATTGCAGCCATTATCAACTATGTAGAAGTCAAAGAACAGCATAAATCAAAAATGCGTTTTGGATGGCTGGACATGATTGATGATATAGAGGTCACAAAAGCCTTGCTCAATGAAGTTCATCGTATAGGTAAAGAGAAAGAACTAGAATATGTAGAAGGACCAGTAGGTTTTTCTAATATGGACAAAGCAGGATTATTAATAAAAGGTTATGAAGAATTGAGTACTATGATAACCTGGTACAATGCTCCATATTATAAAGAGCATTTAGAACAGCTAGGATATGAAAAAGCTGCAGAATGGGTTGAGTTTAAATTTCAGCCACCTAATCCTATACCTGAGAAAATAAATAAATTTGCTGACATCATAGGTAGACGTTATAAGTTAAAAACACTTCAGTTCAAATCAACTAAAGAGATTTTACCTTATGTAGATGACATGTTTGATTTACTAAACAAAACCTACAGTAAACTAGTCACCTTTGTCCCTATACAGCAATATCAAATAGACCTTTATAAAGAAAAGTACTTACCGTTTATAAATCCAGATTTTCTTGAATTAGTAGTGGATGATAATGGTAAACTCATCGGTTTTGCGATAACTATGCCTTCATTTTCTAAAGCTTTACAAAAAGCTAAAGGCAAATTATTTCCTTTTGGGTTCTTACACTTATTAAAAGCTAAAAAGAAAAATAATAGAGCTGCCTTTTACTTAATAGGTATTGATCCAGAATATCAAGGGAAAGGTGTAACCGCTATGATGTTTAGAAACGTCACGCAAAACTTTATAGACTATGGCATTACACTATGTGAGACTAATCCAGAACTAGAAGATAATCTAGCGGTACAAGCATCGTGGAAAAACTATGATCCTATATTGCACAAACGCAGGCGTACTTATAGAAAAGATATTTCATAA
- a CDS encoding DoxX family protein has translation MIHKLLLYSFILLYGIAGILHFVQPDLYLEVIPEWLGNKVIINYLAGVLELIVALLACFKQSRSTTAYTTIAMLLAFTISHIYFIQNDSCAGSFCIAAWIAWVRLVVIHPLLIWWAWSIKKM, from the coding sequence ATGATCCATAAACTACTACTCTATTCCTTTATCTTATTATATGGCATCGCTGGTATTTTACATTTTGTTCAACCAGATTTATATCTAGAAGTTATACCTGAATGGCTGGGTAATAAAGTAATCATTAACTACCTCGCTGGTGTCTTAGAATTAATCGTAGCGTTACTAGCCTGTTTTAAACAATCTAGAAGCACCACGGCATACACAACAATAGCTATGTTGCTAGCTTTTACTATATCACATATTTATTTTATACAAAACGATAGCTGTGCAGGCTCTTTTTGTATAGCAGCGTGGATTGCATGGGTAAGACTAGTAGTAATCCATCCATTGTTAATTTGGTGGGCATGGTCTATTAAAAAGATGTAA
- a CDS encoding YHYH protein, whose product MKSYIYLYILLLILLSCKSNQEQSHTNLPKDNKPSATQLITEMDRDNNGRLSKEETQGPISSNFKNIDKDQDGFLTLKELNTVENSPGNRPPRLTNNDKDLSKEVNYDIKAVSVNTDYFISENIIDGIQKKLIVINGIETLCYVFKTNSQATEHQMGPWCPNLITDTKDKAGIWFDGGKVYDVSGHFIASLDDFYNDDNWKVYRENGTVKYTDTKEGCLAAAKPDVEEAYQNYCVECLPDYFKDQVTTYVIPVTPIYFNESQSFGRNAIGVAFNGVNYDPPAPTDAILAAHTIAPLDDHGGHVNPNGGYHYHAATGSTKEVTQTDLHSAIIGYAIDGFGIYSLLDK is encoded by the coding sequence ATGAAGTCTTATATCTATTTGTATATTCTATTATTAATTTTACTTTCTTGTAAATCAAATCAAGAACAAAGCCATACTAACTTACCTAAAGATAATAAACCATCAGCAACACAATTGATTACAGAAATGGATCGTGATAACAATGGTCGATTATCTAAAGAAGAAACTCAAGGACCGATATCTAGTAATTTTAAAAATATAGATAAAGATCAAGATGGCTTTTTAACCCTAAAAGAATTAAATACTGTAGAGAATAGTCCTGGTAATAGACCTCCTAGACTAACCAATAATGATAAGGATTTATCAAAAGAAGTTAATTATGATATCAAAGCGGTTTCTGTAAATACAGATTATTTTATTTCAGAAAATATAATTGATGGTATTCAAAAAAAGTTGATCGTTATTAATGGTATAGAAACACTTTGTTATGTTTTTAAAACCAACTCGCAAGCAACAGAACATCAGATGGGTCCATGGTGCCCGAATCTGATTACTGATACCAAGGATAAAGCTGGAATATGGTTTGACGGTGGTAAAGTCTATGATGTGTCAGGTCATTTTATAGCCAGTCTAGATGATTTTTATAATGATGATAATTGGAAAGTTTACCGTGAAAATGGAACCGTGAAATATACAGATACCAAAGAAGGATGTTTAGCTGCTGCAAAACCAGATGTTGAAGAAGCTTATCAAAATTATTGTGTAGAATGTTTACCAGATTATTTTAAAGATCAAGTGACAACATATGTTATACCAGTAACACCTATTTATTTTAATGAATCTCAAAGCTTTGGAAGAAATGCTATAGGAGTTGCTTTTAATGGTGTTAATTATGATCCGCCAGCTCCTACAGATGCTATTCTAGCAGCACATACGATAGCACCATTAGATGATCATGGTGGACATGTAAATCCAAATGGCGGCTATCATTATCATGCCGCTACAGGTTCGACAAAAGAGGTTACACAAACAGATTTACATTCGGCGATTATCGGGTATGCTATTGATGGATTTGGTATTTATTCTTTGTTAGATAAGTAA
- a CDS encoding DUF4294 domain-containing protein, translating to MINKIFILIIVLLGSAFAKAQTTPTILPVKTDTVQTPQYFFIDGDSLSAIELDRVMLLQSLKFDSRYENIRYQIIKRKVKKVWPYAKLAAERLTELDRRLASLEYESDKKKYTKIVQRYVEEEFTAELKKLTTTEGQILIKLLHRQTGMTTFELLKQLRSGWSAFWFKNAASIFDIDLKAEYSPETNIEDFYIEDVLLNEFKRETLEEQEPAIDYDYFKGRTAWNEYEDNLPADYDSIQLAERARIRKEYLEKKPKKTRRNAKN from the coding sequence ATGATCAATAAGATATTTATATTAATAATAGTTTTGTTGGGTTCCGCTTTCGCGAAAGCGCAAACAACACCTACCATATTGCCAGTAAAAACAGATACAGTACAAACACCGCAGTACTTCTTTATAGATGGTGACTCTTTAAGTGCCATAGAACTAGATCGTGTTATGTTATTGCAGTCCTTAAAATTTGATAGTAGATATGAAAACATACGTTATCAAATTATTAAACGTAAGGTTAAAAAAGTGTGGCCTTATGCAAAGCTAGCTGCAGAACGATTAACTGAGCTAGATCGAAGGCTTGCATCGCTAGAGTATGAAAGCGATAAAAAGAAGTACACAAAAATAGTCCAACGCTATGTAGAAGAAGAGTTTACAGCCGAGCTTAAAAAATTAACCACAACAGAAGGTCAGATATTAATTAAGCTATTACATCGTCAAACTGGTATGACCACTTTTGAACTTTTAAAACAATTGCGTAGTGGATGGAGTGCTTTCTGGTTTAAAAATGCAGCGAGTATTTTTGATATTGATTTAAAAGCAGAGTATAGCCCAGAAACAAATATTGAAGATTTTTATATAGAAGATGTCTTGCTCAATGAATTTAAGAGAGAAACTCTAGAAGAACAAGAACCTGCAATAGACTATGATTATTTTAAAGGCCGTACTGCCTGGAATGAATATGAAGATAATCTTCCAGCAGATTATGATTCCATTCAACTAGCAGAACGTGCTAGAATAAGGAAAGAATATTTGGAAAAAAAGCCAAAGAAAACGAGAAGAAACGCAAAAAATTAG
- a CDS encoding transporter, with the protein MSVCLISFITSAQYTETINTNNPGLSQGAFAVGKGVAQIEGNLFYRTEQHDLQRYERDYTGLSMQLRYGAFMERLEFSFIGNFASVNQMDNRGFGNVESSFSNFSRSTIGVKYLVFDPLKFFGEKKVNLLSWKANNRLNWRDFVPAISVYAGANINFSENNLLTPPNDPTFSPRFELITQNNWGQWVFVTNFIVDRVTTDYPSYEWILTMTHSINGKWAVFGEYQGFKSDFYSDDLGRGGLAYLISKDWQVDASATFNFKDTPSVFQVNVGMSYRFDFHKDDETISQKKNLQGTGDDSGRKAKKEKKKKIDF; encoded by the coding sequence GTGTCTGTTTGTTTAATAAGTTTTATAACATCAGCACAATACACAGAAACTATTAATACTAATAATCCCGGCTTATCCCAAGGCGCTTTTGCGGTAGGGAAAGGTGTTGCTCAAATAGAAGGTAATCTATTTTATAGAACAGAGCAGCATGACCTGCAGCGTTATGAGAGAGACTATACTGGTTTAAGCATGCAATTGCGATATGGTGCGTTTATGGAACGTCTAGAGTTTTCTTTTATAGGGAATTTTGCTTCTGTAAATCAAATGGATAATAGAGGTTTTGGAAATGTAGAAAGTAGTTTTTCTAACTTCTCTAGAAGTACAATAGGTGTTAAGTATCTTGTTTTTGATCCACTTAAATTCTTTGGAGAGAAGAAAGTAAATCTTTTAAGTTGGAAAGCAAATAATCGATTGAACTGGAGAGATTTTGTACCAGCCATTTCAGTATATGCAGGTGCAAATATTAATTTTTCAGAAAACAATCTATTAACGCCGCCCAATGATCCTACCTTCTCACCTCGATTTGAACTAATCACTCAAAACAACTGGGGACAATGGGTTTTTGTCACTAACTTTATAGTAGATCGCGTGACAACAGATTACCCTTCTTATGAATGGATTTTAACCATGACCCATAGTATTAATGGAAAATGGGCCGTTTTTGGAGAGTATCAAGGATTTAAATCAGACTTTTATAGTGATGATTTAGGTCGTGGTGGACTAGCTTATTTGATCTCTAAAGACTGGCAAGTGGACGCCAGTGCAACTTTTAATTTTAAAGATACACCATCTGTTTTTCAAGTTAATGTAGGAATGTCTTACCGTTTTGACTTTCATAAAGATGATGAAACCATAAGCCAGAAAAAGAATTTACAAGGCACTGGTGATGATAGCGGTAGAAAAGCCAAAAAAGAAAAAAAGAAAAAAATCGATTTCTAG
- a CDS encoding YfhO family protein — MTFNFKKLLPHLAVIAVFIIAALAYFNPVLSGKKLYQNDIVQYKGNARQLIEHRAATGDELYWTDSVFGGMPTYQLGARYPYDFIDGLDRALRFLPRPADYLFLYFISFYILMLVMRVNWKIGLLGALAFGFSTYLIIILGVGHNAKAHAIAYFPLVLSGIILVFQKRYLLGFIVTSLAMALELQANHPQMTYYLLLAVIILGIAYLIDAICKKMVPHYFKSIGIMTAAVLLALGTNAGNLLATSEYSKESTRGKSDLSINAQGQEVVPQTGLDYDYITQYSYGLSESLNLLVPRFAGGGSSARPDEDSNTVKYLTDQGLPKADVVRFVNENVPLYWGDQIIVEAPPYLGIGVVFLAVLGLFLIKGRLRWWTSAVIVLALLLSYGKNADWITRFFIDVVPLYNKFRAVTSIQVLIELCVPILAVIGLWQFFNERNSVETKANALKYTGIVVGGFLLILIGLGGQLFDFASPMDQYYMDSDQLGIGFVDALRDDRFEIMRADALRSLLITGIIAGALFLLLKKKLSENLVLVIAGVVILFDLVSFDMNYVNSDDYVTASEYDNAHRKTPADDIAMKDAQAGDHYRVYDLLLNPFNSGRAPYFHKSIGGYHGAKPRRIQELSEFYLFNENGIAPVGRENIEILSMFNVRYIIDAEETGYVAKENPMAMGNAWFVDSLKTVASDNEEITSLSELNGSQLAVIQKNQKELLNLTATHADSTSSIQLIDYDTQRLVYRTSNTQEALAVFSEMYYPHGWKATIDGIQTPIARVNYTLRGVKVPAGSHEIVMSFEPQVVKTGSNIMLGSNILLFMIVLGGLFYSFKKRS; from the coding sequence ATGACTTTTAATTTCAAGAAATTACTACCACATCTGGCTGTTATAGCCGTATTTATTATTGCTGCGTTGGCATATTTTAATCCAGTGTTAAGCGGTAAGAAACTTTACCAAAACGATATTGTACAATATAAAGGTAATGCTAGACAGCTTATAGAACATCGCGCCGCCACGGGTGATGAATTATATTGGACAGATTCCGTCTTTGGAGGTATGCCTACTTACCAATTAGGAGCAAGATATCCTTACGACTTTATAGATGGATTAGATCGTGCATTAAGATTTTTACCTCGTCCGGCAGACTATTTATTCTTATATTTTATTTCCTTTTATATTCTCATGCTTGTCATGCGAGTAAATTGGAAAATTGGATTACTAGGCGCATTAGCCTTTGGGTTTTCAACTTATCTAATCATTATATTAGGAGTAGGGCATAATGCAAAAGCTCATGCTATTGCATATTTTCCTCTAGTTCTCAGTGGAATTATATTAGTTTTTCAGAAACGATATTTATTGGGATTCATAGTCACATCACTGGCCATGGCACTAGAATTACAGGCTAATCATCCACAAATGACTTATTATCTATTATTGGCTGTAATCATTTTAGGAATTGCATATCTTATTGATGCCATATGTAAAAAGATGGTGCCTCATTACTTTAAGTCTATAGGTATTATGACCGCGGCTGTACTATTAGCATTAGGAACTAATGCAGGTAATTTGTTAGCTACTAGTGAGTATTCTAAAGAGAGTACTCGTGGTAAATCTGATCTTTCCATTAATGCTCAAGGCCAAGAAGTAGTTCCACAAACAGGTTTAGATTATGACTATATCACACAATACAGTTATGGATTAAGTGAAAGCTTGAATTTATTAGTTCCTAGATTTGCTGGTGGTGGTAGTAGCGCTAGACCAGATGAAGACTCTAATACAGTAAAGTATCTTACAGATCAAGGTTTACCTAAAGCAGATGTGGTGCGTTTTGTCAATGAAAATGTGCCGTTATATTGGGGTGATCAAATTATTGTAGAGGCGCCACCATACTTAGGTATAGGTGTTGTGTTTCTCGCAGTTCTAGGATTATTTTTAATTAAAGGTAGATTAAGATGGTGGACTAGTGCTGTAATAGTGCTCGCTCTCTTATTATCTTATGGTAAAAATGCAGACTGGATAACTCGTTTCTTTATAGACGTAGTTCCATTATATAATAAATTCCGGGCGGTAACCTCTATACAGGTTTTAATTGAATTATGCGTTCCTATCCTTGCAGTGATAGGTTTATGGCAGTTTTTTAATGAAAGAAATTCTGTTGAGACTAAAGCCAATGCCTTAAAATATACAGGTATTGTAGTTGGTGGTTTTCTATTAATCTTGATAGGTTTAGGTGGTCAATTATTTGATTTTGCTAGTCCTATGGATCAATATTATATGGACAGTGATCAATTAGGAATTGGTTTTGTAGATGCCTTAAGAGATGACCGTTTTGAAATCATGCGAGCAGATGCTTTAAGGTCCTTATTAATTACAGGTATTATTGCTGGTGCTTTGTTTTTATTACTCAAAAAGAAGCTGTCAGAAAATCTTGTACTAGTGATTGCTGGTGTGGTCATTTTATTCGACTTAGTAAGTTTTGACATGAATTATGTTAACAGTGATGATTATGTAACCGCTAGTGAATATGATAATGCTCATCGCAAAACTCCTGCAGATGATATCGCTATGAAAGACGCACAAGCAGGTGATCATTATAGAGTTTATGACTTATTACTCAACCCATTCAACTCTGGAAGAGCACCTTATTTTCACAAATCAATAGGTGGATATCATGGTGCAAAGCCTAGACGTATTCAAGAATTGTCTGAGTTTTATCTATTTAATGAAAATGGAATAGCTCCTGTAGGTAGAGAAAACATTGAAATCTTGAGCATGTTTAACGTGCGATATATTATTGATGCTGAAGAAACCGGTTATGTTGCCAAAGAAAATCCTATGGCTATGGGTAATGCATGGTTTGTAGATTCCTTAAAGACAGTGGCTAGTGATAATGAAGAAATTACAAGTCTATCTGAGCTTAATGGAAGTCAACTTGCAGTCATTCAAAAAAATCAGAAAGAGTTATTGAATCTTACAGCCACACATGCTGACTCAACATCTAGTATTCAGTTAATAGATTATGATACACAAAGATTAGTATATAGAACTAGTAATACTCAAGAGGCTTTGGCTGTATTTAGTGAGATGTATTATCCACATGGTTGGAAGGCAACTATCGACGGTATTCAGACACCTATCGCTAGAGTAAATTACACCTTAAGAGGTGTTAAGGTTCCTGCTGGATCACATGAAATTGTTATGAGTTTTGAACCTCAGGTGGTTAAAACAGGAAGCAATATCATGTTAGGTAGTAATATTTTGTTGTTTATGATTGTCTTAGGCGGTTTATTTTACTCATTTAAGAAAAGATCTTAA
- a CDS encoding MFS transporter, with product MKNTLPRGHKKLLQAWAFYDWANSVYSLVITSAIFPIFYSAISKKAYEDGNVPEFLKEVNNENIIFVTTAIAFLVVSILSPILSGIADYSGQKKRFMQFFCYLGASCCIGLAFFSFDYLWFSLAMYFLALIGFWGSLVFYNSYLPDVALPHQQDATSARGFSLGYVGSVILLVFCLAMNEFGLYPASGKLLGIDAVQMSFILVGLWWMGFAQYTYAYLPLGNKKDTSAVKNIFTNGFKELEKIWHQLGDNKQMKRYLAAFFVYSMAVQTVMLVATYFGTEEVEWEEGGATMGLIVSILLIQIVAIAGAFIASKLSNYYGNINVLIGINIIWVGICIYGYFVYSPMEFYLTAAAVGFVMGSIQSLSRSTFSKMIPEGNPDTASYFSFYDVAEKIGIVIGMTIFTLVTQWSGSMRGSILFLVVFFAIGVVLLLRVPKIKTSILD from the coding sequence ATGAAAAATACATTACCTAGAGGTCACAAAAAACTATTACAAGCTTGGGCATTTTATGATTGGGCAAACTCGGTTTACTCACTGGTGATCACCAGTGCTATATTTCCCATATTCTATTCTGCTATTAGTAAGAAAGCTTATGAAGACGGTAATGTACCAGAGTTTCTTAAAGAAGTAAACAATGAAAATATCATATTTGTCACCACTGCGATTGCTTTTTTAGTGGTCAGTATTTTATCTCCTATCTTATCAGGTATCGCAGATTACTCTGGACAAAAGAAACGATTTATGCAGTTCTTTTGCTATTTGGGAGCGTCTTGTTGTATTGGTTTAGCGTTCTTTAGTTTTGATTATTTATGGTTCAGTCTTGCGATGTACTTTCTAGCATTGATAGGTTTCTGGGGTAGCTTAGTGTTTTATAATAGTTATTTGCCAGATGTAGCTTTACCACATCAGCAAGATGCAACTAGTGCTAGAGGATTCTCTTTAGGTTATGTAGGTAGTGTGATATTACTTGTTTTTTGTTTGGCAATGAATGAGTTTGGCCTTTACCCAGCTAGTGGTAAATTACTAGGTATAGATGCGGTACAAATGTCGTTTATTCTCGTAGGATTGTGGTGGATGGGATTTGCTCAATATACTTATGCTTACTTGCCACTAGGGAATAAAAAAGACACCAGTGCTGTAAAGAATATTTTTACAAATGGTTTTAAAGAATTGGAGAAAATCTGGCATCAACTAGGCGATAACAAACAAATGAAACGTTATCTCGCAGCATTTTTTGTCTACAGTATGGCTGTGCAAACGGTTATGCTTGTTGCTACTTATTTTGGTACAGAAGAAGTTGAATGGGAAGAAGGTGGAGCTACTATGGGTTTAATAGTTTCTATTTTACTTATACAGATAGTAGCTATTGCAGGTGCTTTTATAGCAAGTAAACTTTCTAATTATTATGGCAATATCAATGTTTTAATAGGTATCAATATTATATGGGTTGGTATATGTATTTATGGATATTTTGTTTATTCACCGATGGAATTTTATCTAACAGCCGCAGCTGTGGGATTTGTTATGGGTTCTATACAATCGCTTTCGCGAAGTACGTTTTCTAAAATGATACCAGAAGGTAATCCAGATACTGCTTCTTATTTTAGTTTCTATGATGTGGCCGAGAAGATAGGTATCGTGATAGGGATGACTATTTTTACTCTAGTAACACAATGGAGTGGATCTATGAGAGGTAGTATATTATTTCTAGTGGTGTTTTTTGCAATAGGAGTAGTCTTGCTATTAAGAGTTCCTAAAATTAAAACTTCAATATTAGATTAG
- a CDS encoding M42 family metallopeptidase: MSQESILNKKSLDFLEKYLNTASPTGYEWNGQKVWMDYLKPYVDEFITDNYGTAVGVINPDAKFKVVIEGHADEISWYVNYITDDGLIYVVRNGGSDHQIAPSKKVNIHTKKGIVTGVFGWPAIHTRSRAKEQPPKPDNIFIDTGCETKEEVLALGVDVGCVITYPDEFFVLNGNKFVCRALDNRMGGFMIAEVARLLKENKQELDFGLYVTNSVQEEIGLRGAEMITQTIKPNVAIVTDVTHDTTTPMIDKKSNGEAAIGKGPVLAYAPAIQNNLRNLIMDAADANEIPYQRRATSRSTGTDTDAFAYSNGGVPSALISLPLRYMHTTVEMVHRDDVENVIKMIYQSLLKIENNHDFNYFNNKNEGLF; encoded by the coding sequence ATGTCTCAAGAAAGCATATTAAATAAAAAGTCTCTAGATTTTCTAGAAAAATACCTGAATACCGCATCGCCTACAGGATATGAATGGAATGGTCAGAAAGTATGGATGGACTATCTAAAACCGTATGTAGATGAGTTTATCACAGATAATTATGGTACAGCTGTAGGCGTGATTAACCCAGATGCTAAGTTTAAAGTTGTCATAGAAGGACATGCAGACGAGATATCGTGGTATGTTAATTATATTACAGATGATGGTTTAATTTATGTCGTGCGCAATGGTGGATCAGATCACCAAATTGCACCTTCTAAAAAGGTTAATATTCATACTAAAAAAGGAATTGTGACTGGTGTTTTTGGCTGGCCTGCAATTCACACGCGATCGCGTGCGAAAGAGCAACCGCCTAAACCGGATAATATCTTTATAGATACAGGTTGTGAGACTAAAGAAGAGGTCCTAGCGCTAGGTGTTGATGTAGGTTGTGTCATTACATACCCAGATGAGTTTTTTGTATTGAATGGAAACAAATTTGTATGTCGTGCCTTAGATAACCGCATGGGTGGTTTTATGATTGCTGAGGTAGCACGCCTGTTAAAAGAAAATAAACAAGAATTAGATTTTGGCCTTTATGTAACAAACTCTGTTCAAGAAGAAATAGGATTGCGTGGTGCAGAAATGATTACACAAACGATCAAGCCTAATGTAGCTATCGTGACAGATGTAACGCACGACACGACAACACCTATGATTGATAAGAAATCAAATGGAGAGGCAGCGATAGGTAAAGGTCCAGTCCTTGCCTATGCTCCAGCTATACAAAATAATCTGCGCAACCTGATTATGGATGCTGCAGATGCAAATGAGATCCCATACCAGCGTCGTGCAACATCACGTTCTACCGGAACTGACACTGATGCGTTTGCTTATTCTAATGGTGGTGTCCCTAGCGCGCTTATCTCACTACCTCTACGTTATATGCATACTACAGTTGAAATGGTACATAGAGATGATGTAGAAAACGTGATTAAAATGATTTATCAGTCTTTATTAAAAATTGAAAATAATCACGATTTTAATTACTTTAATAATAAGAATGAAGGTTTATTCTAG
- a CDS encoding VOC family protein: MSQFFFNHIALSVKDVDKSVLFYQKVFDFKEIENTASNSSTRWLSIGNGKQLHLIPRPDAIIKTNKAVHFALSTLEFDAFVLRLKIMNIEFSDWPGTTLKNYIRKDGIQQVYFKDPDHYWIEINDDYKKLLNIIIEQIN, encoded by the coding sequence ATGTCACAATTCTTTTTTAATCATATTGCGTTATCTGTTAAGGATGTCGATAAATCTGTACTCTTTTATCAAAAAGTATTTGATTTTAAAGAAATTGAGAACACAGCTTCTAACTCTTCAACTAGATGGCTTTCTATAGGGAATGGAAAGCAACTCCATTTAATACCCAGACCAGATGCTATAATTAAAACGAATAAAGCTGTTCATTTTGCTTTGTCAACACTAGAATTTGATGCATTTGTGTTGAGATTAAAAATAATGAATATTGAATTTTCAGATTGGCCTGGTACAACGCTTAAAAATTATATTCGGAAAGATGGAATCCAACAAGTGTATTTTAAAGATCCAGATCATTACTGGATAGAAATTAACGACGACTATAAAAAATTACTAAATATTATCATAGAACAAATAAATTAA
- a CDS encoding alkyl hydroperoxide reductase: MKLTLQLAAIYNLIWGTWVILMPNHFFELVGMEPLNHPMVWQGMGMVIGVYGLGYWWASYTPMRHWPIVAVGFFGKIFGPLGFIFNYLQDVVPFEFSYTLITNDFIWWIPFFLILKKVHTDYKWRLT; encoded by the coding sequence ATGAAACTTACCTTACAACTAGCCGCAATCTATAACCTTATTTGGGGTACATGGGTAATCCTTATGCCCAATCATTTTTTTGAACTTGTAGGTATGGAACCTTTAAACCATCCCATGGTGTGGCAAGGAATGGGAATGGTTATAGGTGTTTATGGATTAGGTTATTGGTGGGCTAGTTATACTCCCATGCGCCACTGGCCTATAGTTGCAGTAGGTTTTTTTGGAAAAATATTTGGCCCATTAGGTTTTATCTTTAATTATTTACAAGATGTAGTACCTTTTGAATTTAGTTATACCTTAATAACTAATGATTTTATCTGGTGGATACCATTCTTCTTAATTTTGAAAAAAGTCCATACGGACTATAAATGGAGACTAACATGA
- a CDS encoding DUF4834 family protein: MKLLQVILIVLVIYVSVRLILKYYGASILKWLGKKAMQRMSRSFEKRSGMNTDDLFNQSQGPRSSQKKVNKPKENKTVGEYVDFEEID; this comes from the coding sequence TTGAAACTTCTACAAGTCATTCTTATTGTTTTAGTGATCTACGTTTCCGTACGATTAATACTTAAATATTATGGTGCTAGTATTTTAAAATGGCTAGGTAAAAAAGCCATGCAACGCATGTCACGCAGCTTTGAGAAGCGCAGCGGTATGAATACAGATGATTTATTCAACCAGTCACAAGGTCCACGATCTAGCCAGAAAAAAGTTAATAAACCTAAGGAAAATAAAACCGTAGGTGAGTATGTGGACTTTGAGGAAATTGATTAA
- a CDS encoding DUF421 domain-containing protein, which yields MDWIYQSDDPILTTLAASFLIFIAIIIITRLVGLRSFAKFTAYDFAFTIAIGSIISATLTSSTTVVHGVTAIAALLFLTFIFSFLQRVLPSIKKLTSNKPLLLMDGNQILNENLKHARIEKEQLIAKLREANVMSFDQVEAVVLESTGDISVLHRTEDEDSLHQDILEGVRKKP from the coding sequence ATGGACTGGATTTACCAATCAGACGACCCAATACTTACAACACTAGCAGCAAGCTTTTTAATATTTATCGCCATTATTATAATTACACGTCTTGTTGGGTTAAGATCATTTGCAAAATTTACCGCATATGACTTTGCATTTACTATAGCTATAGGTAGCATCATATCTGCTACGCTCACATCTAGTACAACAGTAGTACATGGAGTAACCGCTATTGCCGCTCTATTATTTTTGACATTTATTTTCTCGTTTTTGCAAAGAGTATTACCTAGTATTAAAAAGCTCACCTCAAATAAGCCATTGTTATTAATGGATGGTAACCAAATTTTAAATGAAAATTTGAAACACGCACGCATAGAAAAAGAACAATTGATAGCCAAGTTAAGAGAGGCTAACGTCATGAGTTTTGATCAAGTAGAAGCTGTCGTTTTAGAATCTACTGGTGACATTTCAGTTTTACATCGTACAGAAGATGAAGATTCTTTACATCAAGATATATTAGAAGGTGTACGTAAAAAACCTTAG